A portion of the Blautia hansenii DSM 20583 genome contains these proteins:
- a CDS encoding NUMOD4 domain-containing protein, which produces MEEIWKEVKEYEELYEISNTGKLRSKDRAILKRNGVTQYRNGILIALNTNSDGYLQGKLCKEGKTKTVKIHRLVAEHFLPNPNNLPEVNHKDYDRTNNNVNNLEWSSHKENIQHGAKVGHYKRYGSNNSNYKNTTLKEFYKNNPDEKKKLARHGSANGRAKQIKLIFPNKSEKIFPCIKDCAKYCNNTIPEFQNFSQRTVIEYISKSANNKKYIKNYLFEIL; this is translated from the coding sequence ATGGAAGAAATTTGGAAAGAAGTAAAAGAATATGAAGAATTGTACGAAATCAGTAATACTGGAAAACTCAGAAGTAAAGACAGAGCAATTTTAAAAAGAAATGGTGTTACACAATATCGAAATGGAATATTAATTGCACTTAACACAAATTCAGATGGTTATTTACAAGGAAAACTATGTAAAGAAGGAAAAACAAAAACTGTTAAAATACATAGGTTGGTTGCAGAGCACTTCTTGCCAAATCCCAATAACCTGCCTGAAGTAAATCATAAAGATTATGACCGCACAAATAATAATGTCAATAACCTTGAATGGTCATCGCATAAAGAAAATATCCAACATGGTGCAAAAGTTGGACATTATAAACGCTACGGTAGTAATAATTCTAATTATAAAAATACTACACTAAAAGAATTCTATAAAAATAATCCTGATGAAAAGAAAAAACTAGCCCGACATGGCAGTGCAAATGGAAGGGCGAAACAAATAAAGTTAATTTTCCCAAACAAAAGTGAAAAGATATTTCCCTGTATAAAAGATTGTGCAAAATATTGTAATAACACCATCCCAGAATTCCAAAATTTTTCGCAGAGGACCGTGATAGAATATATTTCCAAATCTGCAAATAATAAAAAATATATTAAAAATTATTTATTCGAAATTTTATAA